Proteins encoded together in one Planctopirus ephydatiae window:
- a CDS encoding 1-deoxy-D-xylulose-5-phosphate reductoisomerase, translating to MKQIALLGSTGSIGLSTLDVVRSDPASFQLFALAAHRRVRELASQCHEFHPRYAVIADPSLAGEIDRSLFPQETKLLFGEEGIEQVATDPQVGIVVSAIVGAAGLKGTWAAAQSGKRVALANKESLVVAGALVTNAAKASGGEILPVDSEHSAIFQCLAAGNRHEVARIHLTASGGPFRKSSRAELDKVTVAAALDHPTWKMGPKITIDSATMMNKALEVIEARWLFDASVDELNVVVHPQSIIHSLVEYVDGSILAQLSPPDMRLPIQYALSWPQRKPGFARKMNWFESQTMEFFPPDLDRFPALKLGFEVAAAGGGSGAVLNAANEVAVERFLNNDLKFMEIPQVCGEVLAAHTHSTNPSLSELLALDAWAREETRRWKA from the coding sequence ATGAAGCAGATTGCCCTGCTGGGTTCAACTGGTTCGATTGGCTTAAGCACACTCGACGTGGTCCGCAGTGACCCCGCATCGTTTCAACTTTTCGCACTTGCCGCTCATCGTCGCGTGCGGGAACTCGCCTCGCAATGCCACGAATTTCATCCCCGCTATGCCGTCATTGCAGATCCATCTCTGGCCGGTGAGATCGATCGATCGCTGTTCCCACAAGAGACCAAACTGCTGTTTGGCGAAGAAGGGATCGAGCAGGTTGCGACCGATCCTCAGGTCGGGATTGTTGTTTCGGCGATCGTTGGAGCCGCTGGCCTCAAGGGAACCTGGGCCGCCGCACAATCGGGCAAACGGGTCGCTTTGGCCAATAAAGAAAGCCTGGTTGTCGCTGGTGCACTCGTCACAAATGCGGCAAAGGCTTCTGGCGGTGAAATTCTGCCTGTTGATAGTGAACACAGTGCGATCTTTCAGTGCCTCGCTGCCGGGAATCGCCACGAGGTGGCCCGCATTCATTTGACGGCCAGTGGTGGGCCTTTCCGCAAGTCCTCACGTGCCGAACTCGACAAGGTGACAGTTGCCGCTGCCCTCGATCATCCCACCTGGAAGATGGGCCCGAAGATCACCATCGACAGCGCGACGATGATGAACAAGGCCCTCGAAGTGATCGAAGCCCGCTGGCTCTTCGATGCCAGCGTGGACGAATTAAACGTCGTGGTGCACCCCCAATCGATCATTCACTCTCTGGTGGAATATGTGGATGGCTCGATTTTGGCTCAGCTTTCTCCGCCCGATATGCGCCTGCCCATTCAATATGCGTTATCATGGCCCCAGCGAAAACCTGGTTTTGCTCGTAAGATGAACTGGTTCGAATCTCAGACGATGGAGTTTTTCCCCCCTGATTTGGACCGGTTTCCTGCCTTGAAGCTGGGTTTTGAAGTCGCTGCAGCCGGTGGAGGCAGCGGAGCAGTACTGAATGCGGCAAACGAGGTCGCTGTCGAACGATTTTTAAACAATGATTTGAAATTCATGGAGATTCCCCAGGTTTGTGGGGAAGTACTAGCCGCGCACACGCACTCCACCAATCCTTCACTGAGTGAATTGTTGGCACTGGATGCCTGGGCACGCGAGGAGACGCGACGTTGGAAAGCTTAG
- a CDS encoding site-2 protease family protein gives MESLDLILLLNPCLMALTLGSLQNILYVALGLGMVIFFHELGHFAVAKWCDVHVEQFSIGFGPAILAKRWGETVYALRAIPFGGYVQMLGQDDADPSQLTSEEIAADPRSFSSKPVWQRMAIISAGVIMNLITGLIFCAIAFAMGVESVPAIVGSVEPGHPAWVAGLERGDKIEKMGGRTIRSFEEVSISAALSTGPIDVEGRRRDDTPFKTVVVPDTSGNRPSIGVSFSSSLRLMKFLNGDPTVMPGTPAASAEPPLQGLDLITHVDDVEVKSFQDLEDRLVSKGGETVTLTVRRPPVNAAGVPDLDAPGEEIKSRVGPGFFRTLGLSMDTGPVTAVRLGSPAQKAGFLAKDKIVKVGDRAIGTALNPLRLPDELSQMAGKEIEITVARQKDGGGNQEVVLKVTPESSPGWLDAPLRAGDALAIPAIGVAIQVVPVVLSVDPGSPAEAAGIKPGQRILKLALLPHPDEGSGPDAKTVEVDLGSDKEKNVNNWAFAFVQLQRYPLRKATLTIKEDSETRTLDLEPVADKEWPYPRRGFAMYPARTTQQAKSFSEAFKMGYANMEKSVLNIYMTLRSLFTGHLSVFELHGPLGIARAAYEISKLGISSLLIFLGFLSANLAVINFLPIPMLDGGHMVFLGYEAITRRKPNEKVQIAATYAGMAFVLGLMLFVICLDLFVHKF, from the coding sequence TTGGAAAGCTTAGATTTGATCCTTTTGCTCAATCCCTGCCTGATGGCTCTCACTCTGGGCAGCCTTCAGAATATCTTGTACGTCGCCCTCGGCCTCGGGATGGTGATTTTCTTCCACGAGTTGGGCCACTTTGCCGTCGCCAAATGGTGCGATGTGCACGTCGAGCAGTTCAGCATTGGCTTCGGCCCGGCGATTCTGGCCAAAAGATGGGGCGAAACAGTCTATGCACTCAGAGCCATTCCTTTTGGTGGTTATGTGCAGATGCTGGGGCAGGACGATGCGGATCCCAGCCAACTGACCAGCGAAGAAATCGCGGCTGATCCGCGGTCGTTCTCGTCCAAACCCGTCTGGCAACGCATGGCGATTATCTCGGCTGGCGTGATCATGAATCTCATCACGGGGCTGATCTTCTGTGCGATTGCCTTTGCCATGGGTGTGGAATCTGTCCCCGCGATTGTCGGCAGTGTGGAACCTGGTCATCCGGCCTGGGTCGCAGGGCTCGAACGTGGCGACAAGATTGAGAAAATGGGTGGCCGAACCATCCGTTCGTTTGAAGAAGTTTCCATCAGTGCTGCGCTTTCGACGGGCCCGATTGATGTCGAAGGTCGCCGACGTGATGACACACCGTTCAAAACTGTTGTCGTCCCCGATACCAGCGGCAACCGTCCATCGATTGGCGTCAGCTTCAGTTCTTCATTGCGATTGATGAAGTTTCTGAATGGCGATCCCACAGTGATGCCGGGTACTCCCGCCGCATCGGCAGAGCCACCACTTCAGGGGCTCGACCTGATCACACACGTGGATGATGTTGAAGTGAAATCCTTCCAGGATCTCGAAGATCGACTCGTATCTAAAGGTGGTGAAACGGTCACGCTCACAGTTCGCCGCCCTCCTGTGAATGCCGCAGGCGTTCCCGATCTCGATGCTCCTGGTGAAGAGATCAAATCGCGAGTCGGCCCGGGTTTCTTCCGCACTCTGGGGCTCTCGATGGATACCGGCCCAGTTACGGCTGTTCGCCTTGGTTCCCCTGCACAAAAGGCAGGTTTTCTAGCTAAAGATAAAATTGTCAAAGTGGGCGACCGGGCGATTGGCACGGCTCTCAATCCTTTGCGTCTGCCTGACGAATTAAGCCAGATGGCCGGCAAAGAAATCGAAATCACGGTCGCCCGTCAGAAGGACGGCGGCGGTAATCAGGAAGTGGTGCTCAAGGTCACTCCTGAGTCCAGTCCTGGCTGGCTCGATGCTCCTTTGCGTGCCGGCGATGCACTGGCCATACCTGCGATTGGTGTCGCCATTCAGGTTGTGCCCGTCGTCCTGAGTGTTGACCCCGGTTCTCCTGCGGAAGCTGCGGGGATCAAGCCCGGTCAGCGCATTCTCAAGCTCGCCCTGCTTCCGCACCCCGATGAAGGATCAGGCCCGGATGCCAAAACGGTCGAAGTCGACCTCGGGAGCGATAAAGAGAAAAACGTCAACAACTGGGCTTTCGCCTTCGTGCAACTGCAAAGGTATCCACTTCGCAAAGCGACGTTGACCATCAAGGAAGATTCCGAAACTCGAACGCTTGATCTCGAACCTGTGGCCGATAAAGAGTGGCCTTATCCTCGCCGAGGATTTGCGATGTATCCCGCTCGCACCACTCAACAGGCGAAGTCTTTCAGTGAAGCATTCAAGATGGGCTATGCCAATATGGAGAAGTCTGTCCTGAATATCTACATGACGCTGCGCAGCCTGTTCACGGGGCATTTGAGTGTCTTTGAATTGCACGGCCCGTTAGGAATTGCCCGCGCTGCTTATGAGATTTCCAAACTGGGAATTTCGTCACTGCTGATCTTCCTGGGCTTTTTGAGTGCAAACCTCGCAGTGATTAACTTCCTGCCGATTCCGATGCTCGATGGTGGACACATGGTCTTCCTGGGTTACGAAGCGATCACCCGCAGAAAACCCAACGAAAAAGTGCAGATTGCCGCCACCTATGCAGGTATGGCCTTTGTCCTCGGACTGATGCTCTTTGTCATCTGCCTCGATCTGTTTGTCCACAAGTTCTAA
- a CDS encoding molybdopterin molybdotransferase MoeA → MPPLLDIPAALELISTSAHALAEETVPLHEALGRVTSQTILSPESAPLFDKALMDGYAIRAEDLAQSAGLSTSSPSPSLRVVGLICAGQTPSRSLAAGEAIQIMTGAPLPSGTTAVVKIEATTRKEDLVFIHESTAVGANLIRRGAVMQPGQLVLSAGQRLAPQHLAGLAELGIVTIPVKQKPTLAILATGDELVPPSEKPGPGQIRNSNETLLASLALQAGCDVQRLGIASDSLDELTLKIRQGLAADLLLLTGGVSAGMLDLVPQALTAEGVEKIFHKVDIKPGKPIWFGIKRQPKTCLVFGLPGNPVSSLVCFELFVKTALRRLSGISPTVAPAIEALAAVDEKYTSDRPTYHPALIDSTGSSITARTIPWQGSSDLQATLSANGMIYFPANSPPSKQGETLLAYRWC, encoded by the coding sequence ATGCCACCACTTCTGGATATCCCTGCCGCCTTAGAATTGATCAGTACCTCGGCGCATGCACTCGCTGAAGAGACAGTGCCTCTCCATGAGGCTCTCGGGCGAGTGACGAGCCAGACCATCCTCAGCCCGGAATCTGCTCCTCTCTTCGATAAAGCACTGATGGATGGCTATGCCATCCGGGCTGAAGACCTGGCGCAGTCTGCCGGGTTATCTACTTCCTCCCCCAGCCCATCACTTCGTGTGGTGGGTCTCATCTGTGCCGGCCAGACACCGTCCAGGAGTCTCGCTGCGGGTGAAGCGATTCAGATCATGACGGGGGCACCACTCCCGTCCGGAACAACCGCAGTTGTCAAAATCGAAGCGACGACACGGAAAGAAGATCTTGTTTTCATTCACGAATCCACAGCAGTCGGTGCTAATCTGATCCGGCGTGGAGCCGTCATGCAACCGGGCCAACTGGTCTTGAGTGCTGGTCAAAGGTTAGCTCCCCAGCATCTGGCAGGTCTGGCCGAACTGGGGATCGTGACTATTCCAGTCAAACAAAAGCCAACACTCGCAATTCTGGCAACGGGTGATGAACTCGTTCCTCCCAGCGAAAAGCCAGGCCCCGGCCAGATTCGAAACTCGAATGAGACTTTGCTCGCCAGCCTCGCGCTACAAGCCGGCTGTGATGTGCAGAGACTTGGCATTGCCTCCGACTCGTTGGACGAACTTACGCTCAAAATCCGTCAGGGCTTAGCAGCCGATCTTCTCCTCTTAACAGGGGGTGTCTCCGCGGGCATGCTCGATCTCGTCCCACAGGCACTCACAGCCGAAGGTGTCGAAAAGATCTTTCACAAAGTCGATATCAAGCCTGGTAAACCCATCTGGTTCGGTATCAAGCGGCAGCCGAAAACCTGCCTCGTCTTCGGCCTTCCCGGCAACCCGGTCAGCAGTCTCGTCTGCTTCGAACTGTTTGTGAAAACGGCCTTGCGAAGACTTTCGGGGATCAGTCCCACTGTTGCTCCAGCGATCGAAGCCTTGGCTGCGGTCGACGAAAAGTACACGAGCGATCGGCCCACTTATCATCCCGCCTTGATCGACTCGACGGGTTCATCGATCACGGCCCGCACCATCCCCTGGCAGGGCTCATCTGATCTGCAGGCCACTCTCTCAGCGAACGGGATGATTTACTTTCCGGCGAATTCCCCGCCATCCAAACAAGGCGAAACACTTCTCGCTTACCGCTGGTGCTGA
- the hpnH gene encoding adenosyl-hopene transferase HpnH — MSVPVRQMWTIASYVLKQRILGNKRYPLVLMLEPLFRCNLACAGCGKIQHPVEILRKHLSPEECFAAADECGAPVISIPGGEPLLHPQIGEIVAGLVARKKFVYLCTNAILLEKHLPKFKPSPYLTFSIHLDGPQEEHDFAVCREGVYDVAISAIKTAIAQGYRVTTNTTVYNNAQPEALREMFDTLADLGVEGMMLSPGYQYEKAPIQTLFLQRQQTVSLFRKLFSNAKKRWKFNLSPLFIEFLQGAWNLECTPWGSPTYNLFGWQKPCYLMNEGYTKTFKELMETTHWPDYGRASGNPKCANCMVHCGYEPTAVAQTFGSWNGLYHTAIRTFFGPRQKNLPPLDEPPSSADSGTGTRHPLGEFVALSPLGNSSSSGSSSRSSELAGVASRQLNGSPAAAS, encoded by the coding sequence ATGTCGGTTCCTGTCCGTCAAATGTGGACGATCGCCAGCTACGTGCTCAAACAGCGAATACTGGGCAACAAGCGATATCCACTGGTGCTGATGCTCGAACCTCTTTTTCGCTGCAATCTGGCCTGCGCTGGATGTGGCAAGATCCAGCACCCCGTCGAGATTTTGCGCAAGCACCTTTCTCCCGAAGAATGCTTCGCTGCCGCCGATGAATGTGGTGCACCGGTCATTTCCATTCCCGGCGGTGAGCCACTGTTGCACCCGCAAATCGGCGAGATCGTCGCCGGGCTGGTGGCTCGCAAAAAGTTTGTTTACCTGTGTACTAACGCCATTCTGCTCGAAAAACATCTTCCCAAATTCAAACCCAGCCCCTACCTGACCTTCTCGATTCATCTCGACGGCCCCCAGGAAGAGCACGACTTTGCCGTATGCCGTGAAGGTGTGTATGACGTCGCCATCAGTGCGATCAAAACGGCCATTGCCCAGGGCTATCGGGTGACGACGAATACGACGGTCTATAACAACGCTCAGCCCGAAGCCCTGCGGGAAATGTTCGATACTCTGGCTGATCTTGGTGTCGAAGGGATGATGCTTTCCCCGGGGTACCAGTACGAAAAAGCCCCGATTCAAACGTTGTTCCTCCAGCGACAGCAGACGGTTTCACTCTTTCGCAAGCTCTTTTCGAATGCCAAAAAGCGGTGGAAATTCAACCTTTCACCACTCTTTATCGAGTTTCTGCAAGGTGCCTGGAACCTGGAATGCACACCGTGGGGGAGCCCCACGTACAACCTCTTTGGCTGGCAGAAGCCCTGCTATCTGATGAATGAAGGCTACACCAAGACCTTCAAAGAACTCATGGAAACCACTCACTGGCCAGACTATGGCCGCGCCAGTGGCAATCCCAAATGTGCGAACTGTATGGTTCACTGCGGCTACGAACCCACAGCCGTCGCACAGACATTTGGCAGTTGGAACGGCTTGTATCACACAGCCATCCGCACCTTTTTTGGCCCCCGGCAAAAGAATCTGCCGCCACTCGACGAACCCCCTTCGAGTGCTGATTCAGGGACTGGAACTCGCCATCCTCTGGGAGAGTTCGTCGCCTTATCGCCACTGGGCAATTCGTCATCTTCGGGATCTTCATCGAGATCCAGTGAACTTGCGGGCGTGGCGTCGCGCCAGTTGAATGGCTCGCCAGCAGCGGCCTCTTAA
- a CDS encoding TrmH family RNA methyltransferase, with the protein MPLIPVSDLLDKNLNVYRDVKAQNAMRHGKYFIVEGVRTVERLLASKFETASILVTQEKVAAWAGLIPPEIPVYIMPTEMASQLIGFHLHVGVMACGLRRRTASLEQLLGLPDPPKDQRLATTISAEKYHERTAVPKPLLVVCPNCDNPENLGAIIRIASAFRATGLLLGNACCDPFSRRVIRVSMGNIFGLTIRESRHLGHDLQRLKTEFGFETMGAVLSDSAVSLKNVQRPHRLALLLGNEAEGLTTEWIDQCDHLVTIPMPPDVDSLNVSVAAGIFLYQLTD; encoded by the coding sequence ATGCCGCTCATTCCGGTGAGTGATCTGCTCGACAAAAATCTGAACGTCTATCGCGATGTGAAAGCTCAGAACGCGATGCGACATGGCAAGTACTTCATTGTCGAGGGTGTGCGTACTGTCGAGAGATTATTGGCCAGTAAGTTTGAGACAGCGTCCATTCTCGTCACTCAGGAAAAAGTCGCCGCCTGGGCAGGGCTGATTCCGCCCGAGATTCCCGTCTATATCATGCCGACCGAGATGGCCTCTCAACTGATTGGCTTTCATCTGCATGTAGGAGTCATGGCTTGTGGCCTGCGGCGAAGGACGGCTTCTCTGGAACAGCTCCTGGGGCTTCCCGATCCTCCCAAAGATCAACGACTGGCCACAACCATTTCTGCGGAGAAGTATCACGAGCGAACTGCTGTCCCAAAGCCGCTTCTCGTCGTCTGCCCGAATTGCGACAACCCGGAAAATCTGGGTGCCATCATTCGCATTGCCAGTGCTTTTCGAGCGACAGGTCTCTTATTGGGCAATGCCTGTTGTGACCCGTTCTCCCGGCGGGTGATTCGTGTTTCGATGGGGAATATCTTTGGTCTGACAATTCGCGAAAGCCGCCATTTAGGACATGATCTGCAGCGCCTAAAAACGGAGTTTGGATTTGAAACGATGGGAGCAGTCCTCTCGGACTCGGCTGTCTCCCTGAAGAACGTCCAGCGGCCTCATCGCCTCGCACTGCTTCTCGGGAATGAAGCTGAGGGGTTAACGACTGAGTGGATTGACCAATGCGATCATCTGGTCACGATCCCCATGCCTCCCGATGTGGACAGCCTCAATGTCTCTGTCGCTGCCGGAATTTTTCTCTACCAGCTCACCGACTGA
- a CDS encoding flagellin N-terminal helical domain-containing protein: MTRINTNIDALRGLRNLQKATSQQNSALTRLSTGVKVNSGRDNPAGLFAGERLKLQTTTIEKSISNSNRANNVLSTADAALGEISGQLNKLRGLVQEGLNVGALSSSETTANQGEIDEILSAINRISSNTTFAGDKLIDGSKGFQTSVSVGDLDKFSDLQVNQAVFGSRTSIALNATVNTAAEKASLRYSGGALTSTATVEIGGSTGNQAISLGGSSTVTNIADAINDVADTTGVVATVVGGFELTVDATANTATKGAGANGVVTFTDARTTAELGTNTSLGGTVSVTYVAGSGNNVATSVAVTGTTNRTVTVTLGTNANGAVSATADDVVAIIAGDTTASSLVTGVASGDGSGVQAAEAADTLTGGTDQGILRLGDNRTVGTNGTLSVVVDATGNSQALAVSVGAADNDGNQVITITAATDANGVVTSTLADIATLINDDEDASEVLLASTRGDSASLGDDVASTALSLTNGDIILESSEYGSSAKVNVTALSGGFQTTGKNDTTYTTRDFGADIGVTINGQAARGDGLKASFRTASVAASLTFATDSNEANATATLNIVGGGALFQIGEQATSAGQIGLGIEAVNTSRLGGITGKLSELGSGGGKSLEDVRKSLDGSGPKITYDDLVSIIDESLERVTTLRSQIGAVQSNVIDTNISTLGVALENISAARSEIVDTDFAAETANLQKAQVLVQAGISVLSIANQGPSTIAQLLR; encoded by the coding sequence ATGACGAGAATTAACACAAACATTGATGCGCTCCGTGGGTTGCGCAACCTTCAGAAAGCCACCAGTCAGCAGAACTCGGCGCTGACTCGACTTTCCACAGGTGTAAAGGTCAACAGCGGCCGGGACAACCCTGCTGGTCTGTTCGCTGGTGAACGACTGAAGCTGCAGACGACCACCATTGAGAAATCGATTTCGAACAGCAATCGAGCCAATAATGTGCTCTCGACAGCTGATGCCGCTCTGGGCGAAATCAGCGGCCAGCTCAATAAACTGCGCGGGCTGGTTCAGGAAGGTTTGAACGTTGGTGCCCTTTCCTCCAGCGAAACAACCGCCAACCAGGGCGAAATCGACGAAATTCTTTCCGCAATCAACCGAATTTCGTCCAACACCACGTTTGCTGGTGACAAACTGATTGATGGCAGCAAAGGCTTCCAGACATCGGTTTCAGTCGGCGATTTGGACAAATTCAGTGATCTCCAGGTGAACCAGGCTGTCTTCGGCTCACGCACCAGCATTGCTTTGAATGCGACAGTGAACACTGCCGCCGAAAAGGCATCGCTGCGATACAGCGGCGGGGCTTTGACTTCAACTGCCACAGTGGAAATCGGCGGTTCTACCGGCAACCAGGCGATTTCACTGGGTGGCAGCAGCACAGTGACCAACATTGCTGACGCGATCAACGACGTTGCGGACACCACAGGTGTTGTGGCCACAGTGGTCGGTGGTTTTGAGCTGACCGTTGATGCTACTGCCAATACCGCAACAAAAGGCGCAGGCGCCAACGGTGTGGTGACCTTCACTGACGCTCGCACGACTGCCGAGCTTGGGACAAATACCTCGCTGGGTGGTACTGTTTCGGTCACTTACGTGGCTGGTTCAGGCAACAACGTGGCGACATCGGTGGCTGTTACAGGAACAACAAACCGCACTGTGACTGTGACTCTGGGAACCAACGCCAACGGTGCTGTCAGTGCCACAGCCGACGACGTGGTCGCCATTATCGCTGGTGATACGACTGCCAGTTCGCTTGTCACAGGTGTGGCCAGCGGCGACGGTTCGGGTGTGCAGGCTGCTGAAGCCGCTGATACGCTGACCGGTGGTACTGATCAAGGCATCCTGCGGCTGGGAGATAACCGCACTGTAGGAACCAACGGCACATTGAGTGTTGTCGTCGATGCCACTGGTAACAGTCAGGCGCTGGCTGTCAGCGTGGGTGCAGCAGATAACGATGGCAACCAGGTCATCACGATTACTGCAGCCACAGATGCTAACGGTGTCGTGACCTCGACTCTCGCAGACATCGCCACTCTGATCAATGATGATGAAGATGCTTCGGAGGTGCTGCTAGCTTCGACACGTGGCGACTCAGCATCACTTGGTGATGATGTGGCGAGCACAGCTCTGAGCTTGACCAATGGCGATATCATTCTTGAAAGTTCAGAGTACGGCTCGTCAGCCAAGGTCAACGTGACCGCCCTGTCTGGCGGCTTCCAGACGACAGGCAAGAATGACACGACCTACACGACCCGCGATTTTGGTGCTGATATCGGCGTGACAATCAACGGCCAGGCAGCCCGTGGTGATGGTCTTAAGGCCAGCTTCCGCACTGCCAGCGTCGCTGCTTCGCTCACCTTTGCGACCGATTCCAACGAAGCTAACGCCACAGCGACTTTGAACATCGTCGGTGGTGGTGCACTCTTCCAGATTGGTGAACAGGCCACTTCCGCCGGTCAAATTGGCCTGGGGATTGAAGCTGTCAACACTTCTCGCCTGGGTGGTATCACTGGCAAGCTGTCCGAACTGGGTTCCGGTGGCGGCAAGAGCCTCGAAGACGTTCGCAAGAGCCTCGACGGTTCAGGCCCGAAGATCACTTACGATGATCTTGTAAGCATCATCGATGAATCGCTGGAACGAGTGACGACTCTTAGGTCTCAGATTGGTGCCGTCCAGTCGAACGTGATCGATACCAATATCTCGACTTTGGGTGTGGCACTGGAAAACATTTCTGCTGCCCGCAGCGAGATTGTCGATACCGACTTTGCTGCTGAAACGGCCAACCTGCAGAAGGCTCAGGTTCTGGTACAGGCTGGTATCTCGGTGCTGTCGATTGCCAACCAGGGGCCGAGCACCATCGCCCAGCTTCTCCGGTAA
- a CDS encoding NAD(P)/FAD-dependent oxidoreductase produces the protein MPLKIANLRLPLGTPEAELPGYLARATGLPRESFSRYRILKRSLDARKRDELHFVYTASVDISSEMAQSKALQKRLGPELMFFEPPVFDNPAPGEGELHGRPLVIGSGPAGLLAAHYLAMKGYCPIVIERGKAVKERVPAVREFDRGGAFDRENNYLFGEGGAGCFSDGKLTCRMEGPDVDWVLERFVECGGRESIIYENRPHLGSNKLPMICRNFRRKIEALGGEYRFDCRFEGLILRDGQVIGIETSSGPMYSNVVILGIGHSARDTYEKLLEQGAPIQQKAFQLGVRIEQPQEQVNKHKYGRPEYLEMLGAADYTLQARSTRDVFTFCMCAGGIIIPSVSEPNMFCSNGMSNSRHDTPFANSGIVVTLETNEFGSNHPLAGVYLQRQYESAAFELLGGTYACPIQRGLDFVNGKAPRADDRVECSYERGVKPLALDLVLPPVIAQAIRKSLPLMDAKLHGNFLKNAVLVGPEMRGSSPVRIDRDRQTRVAPGMPGLYPVGEGAGYAGGIVSAAVDGLRSAREVVRRFAPLLKS, from the coding sequence ATGCCACTGAAAATTGCCAATCTTCGTCTCCCTTTGGGGACTCCTGAAGCGGAACTTCCTGGTTATCTGGCTCGTGCCACGGGTTTACCGCGGGAAAGTTTCTCAAGGTATCGCATTTTGAAGCGCAGTCTCGATGCGCGCAAGCGCGACGAACTGCACTTTGTCTACACCGCATCGGTGGATATCTCGTCAGAGATGGCGCAATCAAAGGCTTTGCAAAAGCGGCTGGGGCCGGAACTGATGTTCTTTGAGCCGCCGGTGTTTGATAATCCCGCACCTGGCGAAGGAGAGTTGCACGGTCGGCCACTGGTCATTGGTTCGGGGCCGGCAGGATTGCTCGCTGCCCATTACTTGGCCATGAAGGGGTATTGCCCGATTGTCATCGAGCGTGGCAAAGCGGTGAAAGAGCGCGTTCCTGCCGTGCGGGAGTTTGACCGCGGTGGTGCGTTTGACCGTGAGAACAATTATCTCTTTGGTGAAGGTGGGGCCGGTTGCTTCAGTGACGGCAAGCTCACCTGCCGCATGGAAGGGCCGGATGTTGACTGGGTGCTCGAGCGGTTTGTCGAGTGCGGTGGTCGAGAATCGATTATCTATGAGAATCGCCCCCATCTGGGAAGTAACAAGCTGCCGATGATCTGCCGGAACTTCCGCCGCAAGATTGAGGCTCTGGGTGGCGAGTATCGTTTCGATTGCCGCTTTGAAGGACTGATCCTGCGGGATGGACAGGTGATCGGGATTGAGACATCAAGTGGGCCGATGTACTCGAATGTGGTCATTTTAGGGATTGGCCACAGTGCGCGAGATACCTACGAAAAACTGCTGGAGCAAGGGGCACCTATTCAGCAGAAAGCCTTTCAACTGGGTGTACGGATCGAACAGCCCCAGGAGCAGGTGAACAAGCACAAGTATGGCCGTCCCGAGTATCTGGAAATGCTGGGCGCGGCTGATTACACCTTGCAGGCCCGTTCGACTCGCGATGTCTTTACGTTTTGCATGTGTGCGGGGGGGATCATCATTCCGAGTGTTTCCGAGCCGAACATGTTCTGTTCGAACGGGATGAGTAACAGTCGGCACGATACACCATTTGCCAATAGTGGCATTGTGGTGACTCTGGAGACGAATGAGTTCGGATCGAATCATCCTTTAGCGGGAGTCTATTTACAGCGGCAGTATGAATCCGCCGCCTTCGAGCTTCTGGGAGGGACATACGCGTGTCCCATTCAGCGGGGACTCGATTTCGTGAATGGCAAAGCCCCGCGTGCCGATGATCGCGTGGAATGTTCGTACGAGCGTGGCGTTAAGCCGTTGGCTCTGGATCTGGTGTTACCACCGGTGATTGCCCAGGCGATCCGCAAAAGCCTGCCATTGATGGATGCCAAGCTGCATGGAAACTTTTTGAAGAATGCCGTACTGGTCGGGCCTGAGATGCGCGGGAGTTCACCTGTCCGGATTGATCGCGATCGGCAGACGCGTGTGGCACCGGGAATGCCCGGGCTCTACCCGGTCGGTGAAGGAGCCGGCTACGCGGGCGGGATTGTGAGTGCAGCCGTCGATGGCTTGCGCAGTGCCCGGGAAGTGGTGCGGCGCTTCGCTCCCTTATTGAAGAGCTAA